In the Hippoglossus stenolepis isolate QCI-W04-F060 chromosome 14, HSTE1.2, whole genome shotgun sequence genome, one interval contains:
- the tmem47 gene encoding transmembrane protein 47, whose translation MASSLSGTEEVRVSVLTPLKLVGLVCVFLALCLDAGAMLSPAWVTADDQYHLSLWASCWKPVSSVEWSCKSTLATDWQIATLALLLGGAALTLLSLLVALVSLCFGCRSRCYKPVAVMLFSAVVLQVCSLVLFPIKFIETISLRMYHEFNWGYGLAWGSTIFSFGGAILYCLNPKNYEDYY comes from the exons ATGGCTTCATCCCTGAGCGGCACAGAGGAGGTGCGGGTGTCGGTGCTGACGCCCCTGAAGTTGGTGGGACTGGTGTGCGTGTTCCTCGCGCTGTGCCTGGACGCCGGGGCCATGCTGAGCCCGGCGTGGGTGACGGCGGACGACCAGTACCATCTGTCCCTGTGGGCGTCCTGCTGGAAGCCCGTCAGCTCCGTGGAGTGGTCCTGCAAAAGCACGCTGGCCACGG ACTGGCAGATTGCCACGCTGGCCCTGCTGTTGGGGGGGGCGGCACTcaccctgctctccctcctcgtGGCGTTGGTGTCCCTGTGCTTCGGCTGCAGGAGTCGCTGCTACAAGCCTGTGGCTGTCATGCTGTTCTCTGCAG TGGTGCTTCAGGTGTGCAGCTTGGTCCTGTTCCCCATCAAGTTCATAGAGACGATCAGTCTGAGGATGTATCATGAGTTCAACTGGGGCTACGGCCTGGCCTGGGGGTCCACCATCTTCTCCTTTGGAGGCGCCATCCTCTACTGCCTCAACCCGAAAAACTACGAAGACTACTACTAA